The following are encoded together in the Pseudidiomarina andamanensis genome:
- the fieF gene encoding cation efflux pump FieF: MAANNPHENYAYWVKIATRASVSVAFILIAVKIAAWLITDSSSMLASLTDSLLDSLASLFTFFAVRYAVQPADNEHRFGHGKAESLAALVQSALITGSAMLLLIHSVQQWVQGTPVQQAEIGVYVSVFAIALTLALVVLQRVAIKKTGSQAIAADALHFSSDLLLNSAVIVALILSAYGWLWADSVFAIIIAVFLAQGAVRIGWDAFQSLMDRELPSDEKQLIIDTIKGIQGVHGIHGLKTRSAGPTRFVQAHIELDDNLNLRQAHDIADKAELAVANLFDHTDVIIHMDPLSVVPAKVDGAT, translated from the coding sequence ATGGCAGCTAACAACCCGCACGAAAACTATGCGTATTGGGTAAAAATTGCGACACGTGCGTCAGTTTCTGTCGCATTCATATTAATTGCGGTAAAAATAGCGGCGTGGTTGATAACCGATTCCAGCAGTATGTTGGCGTCGTTAACCGATTCTCTACTCGATAGTCTCGCCAGCTTGTTCACATTTTTCGCGGTGCGTTATGCGGTGCAACCAGCCGACAATGAGCACCGGTTTGGGCACGGTAAAGCCGAATCGTTAGCGGCGTTGGTGCAGTCTGCGTTGATTACCGGGTCGGCCATGCTGCTATTGATTCACAGTGTTCAGCAGTGGGTTCAAGGTACGCCTGTACAGCAAGCTGAAATTGGTGTGTATGTGTCGGTATTCGCAATTGCATTAACGCTTGCGCTAGTGGTGTTGCAGCGGGTGGCAATTAAGAAAACTGGCTCTCAGGCAATTGCAGCCGATGCACTTCACTTTTCATCTGACTTATTACTCAACAGTGCGGTTATTGTGGCGCTTATTTTAAGTGCTTACGGGTGGCTGTGGGCCGATAGCGTTTTTGCCATCATCATTGCAGTATTTTTAGCGCAAGGGGCGGTACGTATAGGCTGGGATGCGTTTCAGTCACTGATGGATCGCGAGCTTCCTAGTGACGAAAAACAGCTAATTATCGATACTATTAAAGGCATTCAAGGCGTGCACGGTATTCACGGTTTAAAAACCCGCTCAGCTGGCCCAACCCGTTTTGTGCAAGCCCATATTGAGCTCGACGATAACCTAAACTTGCGCCAAGCCCACGATATTGCCGATAAGGCCGAACTGGCTGTTGCCAACCTGTTCGACCATACCGACGTGATTATTCACATGGACCCGTTATCGGTTGTTCCGGCGAAGGTTGACGGAGCGACGTAA